The region ACTAAGACGGCGCAGAAACACGTTGGCGAGAAAAGGTTCCAGGCTGGTTGAGACCGGTGTGCTCACGGCGCGGTTCCGCGAGAAGCTGCCGTTCCAATTCACGCGCGGTCAGGAAAAGGTTCTGGCTGAAATTCTCGCAGACATGGCGAGTGACCGATGCATGAACCGGCTCCTGCAGGGCGATGTGGGCTCGGGCAAGACCGTTGTTGCGCTGTACGCAATGCTCGTTGCCTGCGAGAACCGGACCCAGGCTGCGATGATGGCGCCAACCGAAATACTCGCCTGTCAGCACTTTGCCGGATGGTCGCCGGTGCTGCGGGAAATCGGGGTGGAAGCGAGGCTGCTTACCGGCTCGACCAAAGCGAGGGAAAGGCGCGAGTTGTTTGCCGGGCTGGCAAGTGGCAAGGTCCAGATGATATTTGGCACGCATGCCCTGATTGAGGAAAAGGTCAGTTTTGACCGACTGGGGCTCGTGGTTGTGGATGAGCAACATCGGTTCGGAGTGATGCAGCGGGCCGCGCTCCTGAACAAGGGCCGGAACCCGGACTTTCTCGTGATGACGGCAACGCCGATTCCCCGGACTCTGACGCTCACCGTTTACGGAGACCTGGACACCTCGATTCTCGCCGAGAAACCGGCCGGCCGTGTCCCGGTCGTGACGAGAATCGTGACCGAGGACAAAAGGGCTACGGTTTACGAGTACTTTGAGAAACGGATTGCCAGCGGTGAGCAGGCATTTTTCGTCTGCCCGCTGATTGAAGAATCGGAGAAACTGGAGCTGGCCTCGGCGGTGCGGACCTACGAAGACGTAAGAGCGGCGTTTCCCAGACGTCGGGTCGGGCTAGTACACGGCCGGATGCGAAGCGAAGAGCGGCAGGAGCAGATGGAACTTCTACGCCAGAAGAAGCTGGACATTCTTGTTTCCACTACCGTTATCGAGGTCGGCGTTGACATTCCGGACGCGACAATGATGCTGATTGAGCATCCGGAGCGGTTTGGGCTGGCGCAACTGCACCAGTTGCGGGGCAGAATCGGCCGCAGCGGCAAGCGGTCGGTCTGCGTGCTGATGATCCAACCGGAGTCGGTTGAGGCGATGGAACGGTTGAGCTACTTTGCCTCGACAACTGACGGATTTGCCCTGGCTGAGAAGGACGCGGAGCTGCGGGGGCCTGGGCAGATTCTTGGCACAAGACAGCACGGTCTTCCAGACCTGCGCATCGCCGACCCGTTTACTGACCGGGAGATGCTTGCCCGGGCGCGGCGTGATGCGTTCCGGATGATTGAGCTCGACCCGTATCTTCGGGAGCCGAGACACGAACTTGTCAGGAAGACACTGGCCGCAAGATATGCTGGACGTGAAGAGCTCTTGAGAGTAGGATGATAAACTGGGAAATGATAATAATTGACCGGTGTCCAAGATATGAGACATAAGGTGCAAGGTACAATGGACGGAGCGGCAACCTCGATGCTCTTGTGTTGCTGTGTTGCTGTAATCGGTTTTCTTACCACGTCTTTGTGCTGCGGACGAAGAGCGGCTGCGGCCCTCGGCAGAATCAGGGAGATTACGGTTGCTTCTGACTGGTGGCCGCAGGTGGAAACCTCGGTGCGCGGGATGCTGCAGGATACGGTGTTCACGCCTCAGCCAGAGCTCAGATTTCAGCTCCGGATATTCTCAGGCCGACAGTTTGAGAATTACCGGTTGTTGCGTACCGTATTCTTGATTGGCACGAGTTCGGATACGGCGGTGCGGACCGTGCTTGGGCAGAGGGCCGATTCCTTGCCGGAACCAGGCTACGGACTCTTTCTGATTCCAAATGCCTGGGCCGAGAACCAGCAACTGGCAGTGTTCGCCGTAGGACATGAAAGTCTGCTTGTCAGGGGACTCGAGTCATACGCCTCACGGATACGAACGACTTTTCGGGACATTGCTTTGCGTAACGTCGAGCGGGCAGTTTACTTCAGGGGGCGGGACCAGAAGAAGACCGACACGCTGGCTGAGCGATATGCGTTCAGCCTAGACGTACCAAGGGAATGGTATCTGAAGCAGGACTACGCTGACTCCGGTTTCATTTACCTTTTTGCACACTACCCAGACCGGAGCGTGTTCGTGTTCTGGCAGGACAGCACAAGGCCGCTTGTGCCGGATTCACTGGTCAGCCTGCGGGAGATGATTGTGGCGCGCTACTACGACGGCGACCGGGTGGAGCGAAGTTATGTCAAGGCGGAAACGGTTGCCTTTCTCGGCCAGCCGGCGGTGAGGCTACAGGGGGTGTGGCAGAACGACAAGGCGGCGATCGGCGGGCCATTTGTGTCTTACTGCTTCAACCACGAAGGCAGATTTTTCTTCCTGGACGGACAGGTGTTTCTGCCGGGTAAACCTAAGCTGGACCAGTTGCTTCAGGTTGAGGCGATAGTCCGTAGCTTCACGCCCAAGTGAAAGGATCGAAGCAGGGTGCTAGAGTGATTTCTGGTAGATGCGGTATGTCTTGTACACCCGTCCGCCCCACATCTCGATGGGACGGATGATGTCAATGTTGTCCTCAAGTATCCAGGACATTTCACCCCGGGTGTAGCCAAGCTTGCGGCCGGTCATGAATGCTTCGTAGTACAAGAGCGAGTCAAACCCGAGGTTGTGAAACTTGCGTTTTACACCCAAGGCCCAGAGCCGGCCCTGGGTGATGCGACGACGCATCGTAAGGAACTTGAGCCATCCGAATGGAAACAAGTTGCCTTTGAGGTGCCACAGGACCTGGTTGTAATCTGGTAGGCCGACACACATCCCGGCGACTTCGCCCTTATAGAACACGAGCGGACACAGACCAGGTACGATAATCGGCCGCAGTTGCCGGGCCAGGCCGGCGATCTCCTCTTCGGTCATAGGAGCGAAATCCCAGTTCTGTGACCAGGCGTCATTATAAACTTCGCGGATATATGCCAAGTCCCGATCCAGATGTGCCAGGTTCACTGGCCTGACCTCTAACCCCGGCTTCTTCTTGAGGCGTTCCATCACGCGCTGAAGCTTCTCCGGCACTGGCCGGTCAATTGACATGAGAAAGGCATAGAGGTCCTTCACCTTGGTGAAGCCAGCACCTTCGATCAATTGGATGTAGTGTTCCGGGTTGTAGGGCATCCTGATCATCGGTGGCGAATCAAAGCCATCGACAAGCAGTCCCGCTTCGTCGTTGAGCGAAGGGTTGGCCGGACCATAAAGAGTGGACATTCCATGTTCGCGGCAATAACGGCTGGCAGCTTCAAGCAGAGCTCCGGCTACCTCCGCGTCATCAACTGACTCGAAAAAGCCGAAGAAGCCAATAGCGCTGTGATGGTACTCGTTGTAGTTGCGGTCGATGATGGCCGCAATCCGTCCGACTGCGAGACCGTCCTGCTCGGCCAGAAACAGCTTACGTTCGGCATGGGCCCAAAAGGGGTTTCGGCCTGGGGTCAGAGTATTCTTGACATCGTCCACCAGCGGCGGAACCCAGTTCGGGTGTTCTTCGTAGATGCGGAACGGAAGCCGGACAAACCGGTCGAGGTCTGGGCCGGTGTTGACTTCGCGGACCGTGAGCATTGCTATCTGAGCAAGCCGAACTGTTTTCCCACCCGTTCGAACAGGGTCAGGGCGTCGGCGATGTCTTCGTCAGTGTGAGTGGCCATGTAGCTCGTTCGGATGAGCGAACGGTTGGGCGGAACCGCAGGCGGCAGCACCGGGTTGGCGAATATGCCGCCGTCAAACAGTGCGCGCCAGAAGTTCAGCGTCTTCATGTCCTCGCCGATATGGAGCGGGATGATGGGGGTAACGCTCGTTCCTGTATCATAGCCCATCTTTTTCAGGCCGGCGAGCATCGTGCGGGCGTTCTTCCAGAGCCGGGTGCGGCGTTCGGGCTCGGTACGGATGATTTCGAGTGCAGCAAGCACGGTGGCAACCGACGGCGGCGGAATCGAGGCCGAAAAGATCAGCGAACGGGCCTGGTGGCGAATGAAGGTGATAGTCTTGTGGTCACCAACCACGTACCCACCGATCGTGGCAAATGACTTGGAGAAAGTGCCCATGATAAGGTCAACTTCGTCCTCGACGCCGAAGTGTTCGCAGGTGCCGCGGCCGTGTCGGCCCATCACGCCCACTCCGTGCGCGTCGTCAACCATGAAACGGCAGTGGTACTTTCGGGCGATTGGGAGCAGCTTGTCCAGTGGTGCAAGGTCGCCTTCCATTGAGAACACACCGTC is a window of candidate division WOR-3 bacterium DNA encoding:
- the recG gene encoding ATP-dependent DNA helicase RecG, giving the protein MGEVGNRESKAKSLKSVPGQRHPGLDTPVQYLKGVGPKRAAQLAKVGVTTVGELLFLVPRRYVDRSRTLPIARLRVGDEVTVFGRVMASSERRTRTFKRLVSCMVGDESGTIEAVWFNRPDLAGRFRPGQELMISGKVTAYRTKQFVNPTFEVLDRARELPGANAIIPVYPLTEGLSVWAVRRMVRTALDKYLEQVPETMSRELLEHYGFPDIRRTLETIHFPRDVRAAERARNRLVYEELFYLELVLALRRRRNTLARKGSRLVETGVLTARFREKLPFQFTRGQEKVLAEILADMASDRCMNRLLQGDVGSGKTVVALYAMLVACENRTQAAMMAPTEILACQHFAGWSPVLREIGVEARLLTGSTKARERRELFAGLASGKVQMIFGTHALIEEKVSFDRLGLVVVDEQHRFGVMQRAALLNKGRNPDFLVMTATPIPRTLTLTVYGDLDTSILAEKPAGRVPVVTRIVTEDKRATVYEYFEKRIASGEQAFFVCPLIEESEKLELASAVRTYEDVRAAFPRRRVGLVHGRMRSEERQEQMELLRQKKLDILVSTTVIEVGVDIPDATMMLIEHPERFGLAQLHQLRGRIGRSGKRSVCVLMIQPESVEAMERLSYFASTTDGFALAEKDAELRGPGQILGTRQHGLPDLRIADPFTDREMLARARRDAFRMIELDPYLREPRHELVRKTLAARYAGREELLRVG
- a CDS encoding DUF4837 family protein gives rise to the protein MRHKVQGTMDGAATSMLLCCCVAVIGFLTTSLCCGRRAAAALGRIREITVASDWWPQVETSVRGMLQDTVFTPQPELRFQLRIFSGRQFENYRLLRTVFLIGTSSDTAVRTVLGQRADSLPEPGYGLFLIPNAWAENQQLAVFAVGHESLLVRGLESYASRIRTTFRDIALRNVERAVYFRGRDQKKTDTLAERYAFSLDVPREWYLKQDYADSGFIYLFAHYPDRSVFVFWQDSTRPLVPDSLVSLREMIVARYYDGDRVERSYVKAETVAFLGQPAVRLQGVWQNDKAAIGGPFVSYCFNHEGRFFFLDGQVFLPGKPKLDQLLQVEAIVRSFTPK
- a CDS encoding N-acetyltransferase; its protein translation is MLTVREVNTGPDLDRFVRLPFRIYEEHPNWVPPLVDDVKNTLTPGRNPFWAHAERKLFLAEQDGLAVGRIAAIIDRNYNEYHHSAIGFFGFFESVDDAEVAGALLEAASRYCREHGMSTLYGPANPSLNDEAGLLVDGFDSPPMIRMPYNPEHYIQLIEGAGFTKVKDLYAFLMSIDRPVPEKLQRVMERLKKKPGLEVRPVNLAHLDRDLAYIREVYNDAWSQNWDFAPMTEEEIAGLARQLRPIIVPGLCPLVFYKGEVAGMCVGLPDYNQVLWHLKGNLFPFGWLKFLTMRRRITQGRLWALGVKRKFHNLGFDSLLYYEAFMTGRKLGYTRGEMSWILEDNIDIIRPIEMWGGRVYKTYRIYQKSL
- a CDS encoding pyridoxal phosphate-dependent aminotransferase family protein, which gives rise to MDLFNKCLQYFPIVDTAKRAGYYPYFIPLNSEPDRRVVIEGKQLIMLGSNNYLGLTTHPKLKRAAIEAIEKYGTGCTGSRFLNGTLDLHVRLERELAEFYRKEDCIVFSTGYQTNLGVMSALVRKGDVVIADKLDHASIMDGCKMSYGAVLRFVHNDPESFERVLKKLPKEAGKLAVVDGVFSMEGDLAPLDKLLPIARKYHCRFMVDDAHGVGVMGRHGRGTCEHFGVEDEVDLIMGTFSKSFATIGGYVVGDHKTITFIRHQARSLIFSASIPPPSVATVLAALEIIRTEPERRTRLWKNARTMLAGLKKMGYDTGTSVTPIIPLHIGEDMKTLNFWRALFDGGIFANPVLPPAVPPNRSLIRTSYMATHTDEDIADALTLFERVGKQFGLLR